Proteins found in one Paenibacillus dendritiformis genomic segment:
- a CDS encoding GNAT family N-acetyltransferase, with protein sequence MRIRTASADDAAAIAGVHVASWLTTYSGLVSEKYLQSLRVERRRKIWDSILTQLPPDQTLIVAETEEQGIVGFLHAGSSREPEWGYDYEIYAFYLLADVQGRGLGRNLFGRMAAEMRARGRTSLHLWVLEGNPAIAFYEKMGGRARHTKEIQIGEDRHTEIAMVWDQVRQTGDEAAIVSSAAECARVFPDKRTLASFIAGLNRDPKHHIGYCGEDADEIEHTLEHEFSALDASFAVQMERGELIGALGFDIDAGGRSAEIWGPFLSCPQDEWQQRAMQLWNRMKNELEYQVDTFYGFYHEMNRNAQQWMLQLGAELKSTEVVLKAERPLPLSHAPPSVRELSPLRSGEFLRLHEAAFPGTYRSGPDILERMNANYRVFMYEDENGLQGYIYVEREPEFGEGRIEFIAVAPSARGRGIGQALLQRGLGYLFEDPRIENITLCVRADNEQALRLYRKAGFHELHRLRFYTIAAANWTSE encoded by the coding sequence ATGAGGATAAGAACCGCTTCCGCAGACGATGCGGCAGCCATCGCTGGGGTTCATGTGGCTAGCTGGCTGACTACATACTCGGGCTTGGTGTCGGAAAAATATCTCCAATCCCTGCGCGTAGAGCGCCGCAGGAAGATATGGGACAGCATATTGACGCAATTGCCCCCCGATCAGACGCTTATCGTCGCCGAGACGGAGGAGCAGGGGATCGTCGGCTTCCTTCATGCCGGCAGCAGCCGGGAGCCGGAGTGGGGTTATGACTATGAAATCTACGCCTTCTATTTATTGGCGGATGTCCAGGGCAGAGGCTTGGGCCGAAATCTGTTCGGGCGGATGGCGGCCGAGATGAGAGCGAGGGGGCGAACCTCGCTGCATTTATGGGTGCTGGAAGGGAATCCGGCCATTGCCTTTTACGAGAAGATGGGCGGCAGGGCGCGGCATACGAAAGAGATACAGATTGGAGAAGACAGGCATACCGAGATTGCGATGGTATGGGATCAGGTGCGTCAGACCGGCGATGAAGCAGCGATCGTTTCTTCCGCGGCCGAATGCGCCCGCGTGTTCCCGGACAAGCGCACGCTTGCTTCGTTCATCGCGGGCTTGAATCGGGATCCGAAGCATCATATCGGTTATTGCGGGGAGGATGCGGATGAGATCGAGCATACGCTGGAGCATGAATTCTCCGCTCTGGATGCATCATTCGCCGTACAGATGGAACGAGGCGAGCTGATTGGAGCGCTTGGGTTCGATATCGATGCGGGCGGCCGATCTGCGGAAATATGGGGGCCGTTCCTGAGCTGTCCGCAGGATGAATGGCAGCAGCGAGCGATGCAGCTATGGAACCGAATGAAGAATGAACTGGAGTATCAGGTAGATACGTTTTACGGCTTTTATCATGAGATGAACCGGAATGCCCAGCAATGGATGCTGCAGCTTGGGGCGGAGTTGAAGAGTACGGAGGTGGTGCTCAAGGCAGAGCGGCCGCTCCCTCTCAGCCATGCGCCCCCCTCCGTGCGGGAACTGTCACCGCTCCGCTCAGGCGAATTCCTTCGCCTGCATGAGGCCGCATTTCCCGGAACGTACCGGAGCGGCCCGGACATATTGGAACGAATGAACGCAAATTATCGCGTCTTTATGTATGAAGACGAGAATGGCCTGCAAGGTTATATTTACGTGGAGCGGGAGCCGGAGTTCGGCGAAGGCCGGATTGAGTTCATTGCCGTCGCCCCTTCGGCACGGGGGAGAGGAATCGGGCAGGCGCTGCTCCAGCGGGGGCTGGGTTATTTGTTCGAAGACCCTCGGATCGAAAATATTACGCTGTGCGTTCGGGCAGACAACGAGCAGGCGCTGCGTTTGTATCGCAAAGCCGGATTCCATGAATTGCACCGGCTTCGCTTTTATACGATTGCGGCTGCCAATTGGACAAGCGAATGA
- a CDS encoding rRNA adenine N(6)-methyltransferase family protein, producing MNRNRQDKRHAGRRSTGPDPNYSGKHLLLNERIVHEMMDKAKIRRADTVVDLGAGTGAFTFVLAEKAGNVIAIENDPEFADVLRRKSKGRTNITIVERDIRKAYLPKQPFCVVANIPFSITTPILNMLMDSPAASFQRAALILDYGAAKGLTARLIRRPRLLTWRMGFDIELVKVIPKHHFAPPPSVDTAMVLIRRKPQPLVAPKHSHTFAALAEYALKRPDLPLSAALQGIFTPPQMKHLVRCLGVSRDIPACALNERQWGIVFQTMLERVEAYRWPRRQRKNSPRSE from the coding sequence ATGAATAGAAATAGACAAGACAAGCGGCATGCCGGCAGACGAAGTACAGGACCTGATCCCAATTACAGCGGGAAGCACCTGCTCCTGAACGAGCGGATCGTTCACGAAATGATGGATAAGGCCAAAATTCGCCGAGCGGACACCGTGGTCGATCTCGGAGCCGGAACCGGCGCGTTCACCTTCGTCTTGGCCGAGAAGGCCGGCAATGTGATCGCCATTGAGAACGATCCGGAATTTGCAGACGTGCTGCGGCGCAAGTCGAAGGGGCGTACGAATATTACGATCGTGGAAAGGGATATCCGGAAGGCGTATCTGCCGAAGCAGCCCTTTTGCGTTGTGGCCAACATCCCGTTTTCCATTACGACGCCAATTCTCAACATGCTGATGGATTCGCCTGCGGCCTCCTTCCAGCGAGCGGCGCTCATCCTTGATTACGGCGCGGCCAAGGGCTTGACCGCCCGGCTCATTCGCCGCCCTCGCCTGCTGACGTGGCGAATGGGGTTCGATATCGAGCTGGTTAAGGTGATCCCGAAGCATCACTTCGCTCCTCCGCCGAGCGTGGATACCGCGATGGTCCTTATTCGGCGGAAACCGCAGCCTCTCGTCGCGCCCAAGCACAGCCATACGTTCGCGGCATTGGCCGAGTACGCGCTGAAGCGCCCCGATCTTCCGTTGAGTGCGGCCTTGCAAGGAATATTCACGCCGCCGCAGATGAAGCATCTGGTCAGATGCCTCGGCGTAAGCCGGGATATCCCGGCCTGCGCGCTGAATGAGCGCCAATGGGGCATCGTGTTCCAGACGATGCTGGAACGGGTCGAAGCGTACCGCTGGCCCCGGCGGCAGCGTAAAAATAGCCCGCGGAGCGAATAA
- a CDS encoding GNAT family N-acetyltransferase produces MISIREMELEEYRKIKEIDRSEQINLIYVNQGDSIVEQSAGHECPTWNQAELKELEERFQYELKHGGLAIGAFDGDKLAGFGVLAHRLRGPDNDRIQVDLMYVSRAYRRQGIGTRIIQLLSEEAKRRGAKYLYLSSTETESAVQFYQSCGSKLTQDKDPELFEKEPHDIHMIITL; encoded by the coding sequence ATGATTAGCATCAGAGAGATGGAGCTCGAGGAATACCGCAAAATTAAAGAGATTGACCGTTCCGAGCAGATAAATTTGATTTACGTCAATCAAGGGGATTCGATCGTAGAACAGTCGGCGGGCCATGAATGCCCGACATGGAATCAGGCTGAATTGAAGGAGCTGGAAGAGAGATTCCAGTATGAGCTGAAGCATGGCGGTTTGGCGATTGGCGCTTTTGACGGGGACAAGCTGGCCGGATTCGGTGTACTGGCCCATCGATTAAGAGGTCCCGACAATGATCGGATTCAGGTCGATCTGATGTATGTATCCAGAGCATACCGCCGGCAAGGCATCGGAACCCGGATTATTCAGCTGCTGTCGGAGGAGGCGAAGCGCCGCGGAGCGAAATATTTATATCTTTCCTCGACGGAGACCGAATCTGCAGTCCAGTTCTATCAATCCTGCGGCAGCAAGCTGACTCAGGATAAAGATCCCGAGCTGTTCGAGAAAGAACCTCATGATATCCATATGATTATTACGCTATAA
- a CDS encoding AzlC family ABC transporter permease, with product MSVFTYGLAFGALANNANHFTWLETIAMSFFVVSGAGQFTILSLLQQDAALWTIALSTFLINARYIIYTLSVGRELESCRRGQPLWLCHIITDESYSVSMMEAQRGKLSVGYVAGAGCTVFLSWVLSSAVGYQIGGFIQDPARFGLDFAFTAAFLGLLVVMLKRRSHAAAAGLAIAASVLAYPWFGTSGAVFAGAAAAFAVGVYAK from the coding sequence GTGAGCGTGTTCACGTATGGTCTTGCGTTCGGCGCGCTGGCCAACAACGCCAATCATTTCACATGGTTGGAGACGATTGCGATGTCCTTTTTTGTCGTGTCTGGCGCGGGGCAATTCACGATCCTGTCCTTACTCCAGCAGGATGCGGCCCTGTGGACGATTGCGCTCAGCACGTTTCTAATCAATGCCCGTTATATCATTTATACCTTGTCCGTGGGCCGCGAGCTTGAATCATGCCGCCGGGGACAGCCGCTCTGGCTGTGCCACATCATTACGGACGAGAGCTACAGCGTGTCCATGATGGAGGCGCAGCGCGGCAAGCTCAGTGTCGGCTACGTCGCAGGCGCTGGCTGCACCGTATTCCTGTCATGGGTTCTGAGCTCGGCTGTCGGGTACCAGATCGGTGGATTCATCCAGGATCCTGCCCGGTTCGGCCTGGACTTCGCCTTCACGGCAGCCTTCCTCGGCCTGCTTGTCGTCATGCTCAAGCGACGCAGCCACGCCGCGGCAGCCGGACTCGCGATTGCCGCCTCCGTGCTGGCCTATCCTTGGTTCGGCACGTCCGGAGCGGTGTTCGCCGGAGCGGCGGCCGCATTTGCCGTAGGAGTGTATGCCAAATGA
- a CDS encoding DUF6886 family protein yields the protein MLYHFSEESDIKRFVPRENPNREGFPPVVWAIDEEHQFTYFFPRNCPRIVVRATPDMNEEDRERFFGQSLATTIITIESRWYARVTDCTIYRYSFEEDLFELYDETAGYYISSHTIIPAAATPVNRLVDRLLEMGIELRVTPNLYPLRDAILRSSFQSFGIHRFNQAVKP from the coding sequence ATGCTGTACCATTTCAGTGAAGAATCGGACATTAAGCGGTTCGTCCCGAGGGAGAACCCGAATCGCGAAGGTTTTCCTCCGGTCGTATGGGCGATTGATGAGGAGCATCAATTTACTTATTTTTTTCCGAGGAATTGTCCCCGGATTGTCGTCAGGGCCACACCGGATATGAACGAGGAAGACCGGGAACGATTTTTCGGTCAGTCGCTGGCAACTACGATAATTACGATAGAGAGCCGGTGGTACGCCCGCGTCACGGACTGTACGATATACCGGTATTCGTTCGAGGAAGACCTGTTCGAGCTCTATGATGAAACGGCGGGTTACTATATTTCCTCTCATACGATCATTCCCGCAGCCGCAACTCCTGTGAACAGACTTGTCGACAGGCTGCTTGAAATGGGAATCGAGCTCCGCGTGACACCGAATCTGTATCCGCTGCGCGACGCGATTCTTCGCTCCTCCTTCCAAAGCTTCGGCATTCATCGCTTCAATCAGGCCGTCAAGCCGTGA
- a CDS encoding DUF4367 domain-containing protein codes for MLTKKNIAAAISGLMLLGALSSGVTAAAPAAASAAANKMEAPAVKKAKWETVDEALNWMKKNKKSEQLLALYDPADGLVLFYEGVYKLKTYKEFTRKQAQYNGPAIPEPDALPDGYRFKFGTVHSQHPQLFSKEYKQLQKQLKKEAAEKGEIYYFKELNWDASNRSALTYEKGKNYISIIAEYNEELHEGVTQLPEKGVSREKLEIGGTEAVYVTYDGRKNGADRLEWNSGDGTVKFRINSFGSGSVSKEEMMAIAETIISAQVKKNKK; via the coding sequence ATGTTAACTAAGAAAAACATTGCTGCCGCGATCTCAGGTTTGATGCTGCTAGGAGCACTCTCATCCGGAGTGACAGCCGCGGCTCCCGCAGCGGCGTCGGCCGCAGCGAACAAGATGGAAGCGCCTGCCGTGAAGAAAGCCAAATGGGAAACGGTGGATGAAGCGCTCAATTGGATGAAGAAGAACAAAAAGTCGGAACAATTGCTGGCACTCTATGATCCTGCCGACGGACTGGTCTTGTTTTATGAAGGCGTGTATAAGCTAAAGACCTACAAAGAATTTACGAGGAAGCAAGCCCAATACAATGGCCCGGCTATCCCGGAACCCGACGCTCTGCCGGACGGCTACCGGTTCAAGTTCGGGACGGTTCATTCTCAACATCCTCAATTGTTCAGCAAGGAGTACAAGCAGCTTCAGAAACAACTGAAGAAGGAGGCGGCAGAAAAGGGAGAAATCTATTATTTCAAGGAGCTGAATTGGGATGCGTCCAATCGCTCTGCACTGACCTACGAAAAGGGAAAAAACTATATCTCGATTATCGCGGAATATAACGAAGAGCTTCATGAAGGGGTTACCCAATTGCCGGAGAAGGGAGTAAGCCGGGAAAAGCTCGAAATCGGCGGGACCGAAGCGGTATATGTGACGTATGACGGTAGGAAAAACGGAGCCGATCGTCTGGAATGGAACAGCGGCGACGGCACCGTCAAGTTCCGGATCAATTCATTCGGAAGCGGCTCCGTCAGCAAAGAAGAGATGATGGCCATCGCGGAAACGATCATTTCGGCGCAAGTAAAAAAGAATAAAAAATAA
- a CDS encoding helix-turn-helix domain-containing protein, producing MEKDLISDRIGKRLRHYRQQLNLTLDDLAELTGVSKPMLGQIERGSSNPTVATLWKIASGLQVPLTAFIFENPSLKVVRAEEQPQFREDNKRFEAYNTYAAPGVSLETFRARLLPGCSYQSEPHGLGVIESITVFEGTLTIEIGPETSTLSKGDAISFSAETGHIYKNNTDEICEIAVSILYSNVSSPKTSI from the coding sequence ATGGAAAAAGATTTAATCTCAGATCGGATCGGCAAGCGTCTTCGTCACTATCGGCAGCAGTTGAACCTGACGCTGGATGATCTGGCGGAGCTAACGGGCGTAAGCAAGCCAATGCTTGGCCAGATTGAGCGCGGCAGCTCGAACCCGACGGTCGCTACGCTGTGGAAGATTGCTTCCGGCTTACAGGTGCCGCTCACGGCGTTCATATTCGAGAATCCGTCCCTGAAAGTGGTGCGGGCGGAGGAACAGCCCCAGTTCCGAGAAGACAACAAGCGCTTCGAGGCGTACAACACGTATGCGGCGCCTGGCGTCTCGCTGGAGACGTTCCGGGCCCGGCTGCTTCCGGGCTGCTCCTATCAATCGGAGCCGCACGGTCTGGGGGTGATCGAGTCGATCACCGTATTTGAGGGCACGCTGACGATCGAGATCGGGCCGGAGACGAGCACGTTAAGCAAGGGCGATGCCATCTCGTTCTCGGCGGAGACCGGACATATTTACAAAAACAACACCGATGAAATCTGCGAGATCGCCGTATCGATTCTGTATTCTAACGTCTCCAGCCCCAAGACGTCCATTTAG
- a CDS encoding class I SAM-dependent methyltransferase, with translation METTQGNQASWNAHAYQAWLNRFGKPEEAAARIKKDPAKRIGELYKHAGDIRQKRIINLLGSNGSKAVALALLGAEVTIVDFSTDNERYAKELAAEAGVRIQYIVADVLHLPACELTQSYDIVLMEQGILHYFQDLRPLFGVVSCLLARGGWLILQDFHPVSTKLI, from the coding sequence ATGGAGACGACACAAGGCAATCAAGCATCATGGAATGCCCATGCCTATCAAGCATGGCTGAATCGCTTCGGTAAGCCGGAAGAAGCGGCGGCCCGGATCAAAAAAGACCCGGCGAAGCGGATCGGAGAATTATATAAACATGCAGGAGATATTCGACAGAAGAGGATCATCAATCTTCTCGGTTCAAACGGCAGCAAAGCGGTGGCCCTTGCCTTGCTGGGGGCGGAGGTCACGATCGTCGATTTCTCAACAGACAACGAGCGCTATGCGAAGGAGCTGGCTGCGGAAGCGGGCGTCCGCATTCAATATATCGTCGCCGACGTGCTGCATCTGCCCGCTTGTGAGCTGACGCAATCATACGATATCGTGCTGATGGAACAGGGGATTCTGCATTATTTCCAGGATCTGCGTCCTCTGTTCGGAGTGGTCTCCTGCCTGTTGGCCCGGGGAGGCTGGCTGATTCTGCAGGATTTCCATCCCGTATCGACGAAGCTGATATAA
- a CDS encoding Type 1 glutamine amidotransferase-like domain-containing protein, which translates to MKDRHLFLFGGGPPFGEELGRKFAAIASARKGKTAILFIERDGWREYMPLYTEVIERTGLTEFMYLALTPQPSRTAIEQLLGCNGIVICGGDTERYRSHIVGTVLGSVIQDMYGKGVPVAGFSAGALISPADCVIPAIDNASNTNLFLQGLGLLRNAVISVHYTQWNEEENLKAAVLRTGASIGYGLDDGTGVHFMNEEPVQSEGEGLYRFARQDLQS; encoded by the coding sequence ATGAAGGATCGTCATCTGTTTCTATTTGGCGGAGGACCGCCGTTCGGGGAAGAGCTGGGAAGGAAGTTCGCGGCAATCGCTTCAGCCAGGAAGGGCAAGACAGCGATATTATTCATCGAGAGAGACGGATGGCGAGAGTATATGCCTCTCTACACAGAGGTGATCGAACGGACCGGATTGACCGAATTTATGTATTTGGCGCTAACTCCCCAACCTTCGCGCACGGCGATCGAGCAGTTGCTCGGCTGCAACGGAATCGTCATCTGCGGCGGGGATACGGAGCGGTACCGGAGTCATATCGTCGGTACGGTGCTGGGGAGCGTTATCCAGGACATGTACGGCAAGGGCGTCCCGGTGGCGGGCTTTTCCGCCGGCGCCTTGATCAGCCCGGCCGATTGCGTCATCCCGGCGATCGATAACGCCAGCAATACGAATCTGTTCCTTCAAGGATTGGGCTTGCTTCGCAATGCGGTAATCAGCGTCCATTACACGCAATGGAATGAGGAGGAGAACCTGAAGGCAGCGGTTCTGCGGACCGGGGCATCCATTGGGTACGGGCTGGATGACGGCACAGGCGTGCATTTCATGAACGAAGAGCCTGTGCAATCGGAAGGCGAGGGGCTGTACCGCTTCGCCCGACAGGATCTGCAATCGTAG
- a CDS encoding RNA polymerase sigma factor produces the protein MDGIEEKVIQVQAGNVHEYACIVERFQEPLYRYCTRLLGNRQEAEDAVQEVLVKAYEKIHLYQPLASFSSWLYKLAYHHCLNLLRRRQLQHKIMWFFRQDDLAPSAEQAMTDELFDEPLASAWLSLSGEERSLVVLRVFEEKSFEEIGAIMNKNKEAVKKRFGRVRQKLKSVMGKSEVSETCVNAAAALQMRRR, from the coding sequence GTGGACGGCATCGAAGAGAAGGTCATTCAAGTTCAGGCCGGGAACGTGCATGAGTATGCCTGCATTGTAGAGAGGTTCCAGGAGCCGCTCTACCGGTATTGCACCCGCTTGCTCGGGAACCGGCAGGAAGCGGAGGATGCGGTGCAGGAGGTGCTGGTCAAGGCGTATGAGAAAATCCATCTGTACCAACCGCTGGCCAGCTTCTCTTCCTGGTTGTATAAACTCGCGTATCACCACTGTCTCAATCTGCTGCGGCGCCGCCAGCTTCAGCACAAGATCATGTGGTTCTTCCGCCAGGATGACCTGGCGCCGAGCGCAGAACAGGCGATGACGGACGAACTGTTCGACGAGCCGCTGGCATCGGCCTGGCTCTCCTTGTCGGGCGAGGAGCGCAGTCTGGTCGTGCTGCGCGTCTTCGAGGAGAAGTCGTTCGAAGAGATTGGGGCCATCATGAATAAGAACAAGGAAGCCGTGAAAAAGAGATTTGGAAGGGTCAGACAGAAGTTAAAGAGCGTAATGGGTAAAAGCGAGGTGAGCGAGACATGCGTCAATGCCGCGGCGGCCTTGCAGATGAGAAGAAGATAG
- a CDS encoding AzlD domain-containing protein, whose translation MISLPILIVICVAAAATYLTRYPSMALARYIKMSPGIERGFRYVPIGVFAALVAPAIFYHPTVDGQIEWMYYVAVVVTSLTAWLSKSPLWAMVAGVLVIALLRLI comes from the coding sequence ATGATCTCGCTGCCGATCCTTATCGTCATCTGCGTTGCCGCCGCAGCGACCTACCTGACGCGGTATCCGAGCATGGCGCTCGCCCGGTACATCAAGATGTCGCCCGGCATCGAACGCGGCTTCCGCTATGTGCCGATCGGTGTATTCGCCGCGCTCGTCGCTCCAGCCATCTTCTATCACCCGACCGTCGACGGCCAGATCGAATGGATGTATTATGTAGCGGTCGTCGTGACCAGCCTGACCGCCTGGCTTAGCAAAAGCCCGCTCTGGGCCATGGTCGCCGGCGTGCTCGTCATTGCGCTGCTGCGGCTCATATAG
- the murC gene encoding UDP-N-acetylmuramate--L-alanine ligase, translating into MGSYHFIGIKGSGMSALAQLLHDLGHRVQGEDVEEAIFTQTPLEARNIPIYAFGEAPLANDMTVIASNAFDDAHSSLEQCRRQGMTIQRYHHFLAAWMKDYTSIAITGSHGKTTTTGMLVHALGSSWPTCSLIGDGTGSGTADARFFVFESCEYKRHFLAYQPDIAIITNIDFDHPDYFRGVDDVRHAFEQMTATVGKQIVACGDDEQVRLLQSAKPILYYGFGDHNELRADSISVHAEGVSFDVIWQGAKLDRFTIPVYGRHNVLNTLAVIGVGLVLGLDMAAIRQRVSSFGGVKRRFTETGWKSNIVIDDYAHHPSEIRATLDAARSKYPDRRIVSVFQPHTFTRLERLIDDFAASLIAADDVFLCPIFGSARERAGSVSIENLRDRIPHAQLLSESSIGQLGSYEDSVLVFMGAGDIQKYQRRLVEL; encoded by the coding sequence ATGGGCAGCTATCATTTTATTGGGATAAAAGGAAGCGGAATGAGTGCGTTAGCACAATTGCTGCATGATCTCGGACATCGGGTTCAAGGGGAAGATGTCGAGGAGGCGATTTTTACACAGACCCCTTTGGAGGCACGGAATATCCCAATATACGCTTTCGGTGAGGCGCCGTTGGCGAACGATATGACCGTAATTGCATCGAATGCTTTCGATGATGCGCATTCGAGCTTGGAGCAATGCCGGAGACAGGGGATGACCATCCAGCGGTACCATCATTTTCTGGCGGCTTGGATGAAGGACTATACGAGCATCGCGATCACCGGATCGCATGGCAAGACCACGACGACGGGGATGCTGGTGCATGCGCTCGGATCCTCCTGGCCGACCTGCAGTCTGATTGGAGACGGGACGGGATCCGGCACGGCTGATGCCAGATTTTTCGTCTTCGAGAGCTGTGAATATAAGCGGCATTTCCTGGCCTATCAGCCGGATATCGCCATAATTACGAATATTGATTTTGATCATCCGGATTACTTCCGGGGGGTAGACGATGTGAGACATGCCTTCGAGCAGATGACCGCTACCGTCGGCAAGCAGATCGTCGCTTGCGGAGATGACGAGCAGGTGCGCTTGCTTCAGTCCGCGAAGCCTATCCTCTATTACGGGTTCGGGGATCATAATGAATTGAGGGCTGATTCCATCTCCGTGCATGCCGAAGGCGTCAGCTTCGATGTTATCTGGCAGGGGGCCAAGCTGGATCGGTTCACGATCCCGGTCTATGGGCGCCATAATGTGCTGAATACGCTCGCTGTCATCGGCGTCGGGCTCGTGCTCGGGCTGGATATGGCGGCGATCCGGCAGCGCGTCTCTTCCTTTGGCGGTGTGAAGCGGCGCTTCACGGAAACGGGATGGAAGAGCAATATCGTGATTGATGATTATGCTCACCATCCATCCGAGATTCGGGCGACGCTGGATGCGGCCCGCAGCAAATATCCGGATCGGCGCATCGTCAGCGTGTTCCAGCCGCATACCTTCACCCGCCTGGAACGGTTGATCGATGACTTTGCCGCATCGCTGATCGCCGCGGACGATGTGTTCCTCTGTCCGATTTTCGGCTCTGCGCGCGAGCGGGCCGGAAGCGTGTCGATTGAAAATCTGCGTGATCGGATTCCGCATGCGCAGCTTCTGTCCGAGAGCTCCATCGGTCAACTGGGTTCCTATGAGGATTCGGTGCTCGTCTTCATGGGGGCGGGCGATATCCAGAAGTACCAGAGACGACTTGTGGAGCTATGA
- a CDS encoding HAD-IIIA family hydrolase, which produces MGEMQAVFIDRDGTLGGTGHFIHPRDFTLYPRALEAIALLKGSGLRIFAFTNQHRIARGEAAIEEFEEQFRTYGFDQAYICPHSSEAGCACRKPGIGMLLQAAAEHGLDLARCAVIGDVGDTDMIAAHRAGALKILVRTGWGEGSLTEFKHRWPDIEPDYIAAEIWEAARYLINR; this is translated from the coding sequence ATGGGCGAAATGCAGGCCGTATTTATCGATCGGGACGGCACCTTGGGAGGCACGGGCCACTTTATTCATCCGAGAGACTTTACGCTGTACCCGCGCGCATTAGAAGCGATCGCATTATTAAAAGGGTCCGGGCTGCGAATCTTCGCGTTTACGAACCAGCACCGGATTGCAAGAGGAGAAGCCGCGATCGAGGAATTCGAAGAGCAATTCCGGACGTACGGCTTCGATCAAGCCTATATTTGCCCGCATAGCTCCGAGGCGGGCTGCGCCTGCAGGAAGCCGGGCATCGGCATGCTGCTTCAAGCCGCCGCAGAGCACGGACTCGATCTGGCGAGATGTGCCGTCATCGGCGATGTCGGCGACACAGACATGATCGCGGCCCATAGGGCCGGAGCGCTCAAAATTTTGGTTCGAACCGGCTGGGGCGAGGGGTCGCTGACCGAATTCAAGCACAGATGGCCGGATATCGAACCCGATTATATCGCCGCTGAAATATGGGAGGCGGCGAGGTATCTAATCAATCGATAG
- a CDS encoding arylamine N-acetyltransferase: MEAEALVERFLAFVEVPRGEADLALLNKLIDRFQRKVRWENLTKIIDYETGAARKQFIPPIDVYVDRMVTHGYGGTCWTIAIGFHWLLRQLGYSAHYLYMDPGHLCLRVDLDQPYYVDLGYAAPLFQAYPLHQSFVAADDRETFNYTSSAEGITIVRQPGPTKTLNPEPVQLEDMVPFINRSNDWNTSPMLRELLIFGYIGDIPTSLTNGTLKQHFPDRKIEQELGPDELKYWITDKFGMDFALYDQASDIFRRRRSQLDCALRLTSRE; the protein is encoded by the coding sequence ATGGAAGCGGAAGCGCTGGTTGAGCGTTTTTTGGCTTTTGTGGAGGTGCCGCGGGGCGAGGCGGATTTGGCTCTGCTGAACAAGCTGATCGATCGGTTCCAGCGGAAGGTGCGATGGGAGAACTTGACCAAGATCATAGATTACGAGACGGGCGCCGCGAGGAAGCAGTTCATTCCTCCTATCGATGTCTATGTCGATCGTATGGTGACGCATGGGTACGGCGGCACCTGCTGGACGATAGCCATCGGCTTCCACTGGCTGCTGCGGCAGCTGGGCTATAGCGCGCATTATCTGTATATGGACCCGGGGCATCTCTGCTTGCGCGTGGATCTGGATCAGCCGTATTATGTCGATCTCGGTTATGCCGCCCCCTTGTTTCAAGCCTACCCGCTGCATCAGTCGTTCGTTGCGGCGGACGACAGGGAGACCTTCAACTATACCTCGTCGGCGGAAGGAATTACAATCGTTCGGCAGCCGGGCCCGACCAAAACATTAAATCCCGAGCCAGTCCAACTGGAGGATATGGTTCCGTTCATCAACCGTTCGAATGATTGGAACACGTCGCCGATGCTGCGGGAGCTGCTCATATTTGGTTATATCGGAGACATCCCGACATCATTGACGAACGGCACGCTGAAGCAGCATTTCCCGGATCGGAAGATCGAGCAAGAACTGGGGCCGGATGAGCTGAAGTATTGGATTACAGACAAGTTCGGGATGGATTTTGCCTTGTATGACCAAGCCAGCGACATCTTCCGGCGCAGACGGTCTCAACTGGACTGCGCACTGAGACTGACCAGCAGAGAATGA